The Syntrophobacterales bacterium genome segment GACGGATGTCGCCGGCCAAGCCGTGGACGGCGAGGTTCATCTTGCCCAGGCGGACGGTTTCGGCCACCTTCTCCTGGCCGTAGATGGAGAGCTCCGCGCCGGGGTTCTTCGGGTGCTCCGCGACGAAGCGGGCGCTCTGGACGAACATGCCGCCGGAGCCGCAGGCCGGGTCGAAGATGCGGCCCTGGAAGGGTTCGATGATGCCGACGATGAGCTGGACGATGGCGGTGGGGGTAAAGAATTCGCCGCCCTTCTGCCCCTCGCTCATGGCGAAGTGGCCGAGGAAGTACTCGTAGATCTTGCCGAAGGCGTCCCCCTCGATGTCCATGGGGACGGAGTTCATGGTCTTGAGCAGGGCGTTGAGCAGGCCGTTCTCGAAGCGGTTGTAGGCCTTGGGGAGGACGTCCTTGAGATCGGGGTTCTCCGCCTCGATGGCCTTCATGGCGTCGTTGATGGCCGCGCCGATGTTGGCCCCCTCGGGGAGGGCAATTAGCGTCGAGAAGCGGGCCGCTTCGGGCAGGTAGAGGACGCCGCGAGCCTGATAGTCCGCCGGGCCGATCTTTCGTCGTCCGCCGGTCCCGGTGTTGGTAAGTTCCTTGGCTGCCGCCTGGAACTTGTGGTCGGCGTAGCGCAGAAAGACGAGTCCCAGCACCGGGACAGAGTATTCGGAGGATTTCAGCTTGGAATTGGCCCGCAGCTCGTCGGCCGCGGCCCAGAGTCGGGATTCAATGTGGTTGCCGTTATGATTCATGCTTTGCTTCGGAATGAAAGGAGAAAGTCATTTCGCGAAACGCTCCCTGATTTGCGCAAACGCTCCTTCGCCGGGGCTTGATTTTATGCGGCCGGATCGTAATTCCGCGAGCCGACGTCTCGCAACTTTAATCCACTCATTTTCAAATTCCCTGTCTGCAGGATTAAGCATTCGGAGCAGTGAGTCGACAACCATCGCCCTTTCCTGAACTGGAAGAGACTCAGCTTCTTTCCAGCTTTCTGAATATTTCTCTGCGTCGACCATGCCAAGCCACTTTTCAGCCGAGATGACCGCACCTCTTTGACCCAACAATTAATATACGTACACTCAAATATCCAAGCTTTATACAAAATTTGTTCTTTGAATTGATGTTCATCTACGCTCAAGTTTATTGAAAAGTCAAATAATCATTTATTGAGTACCTGCCGTCAGGGATGGATTATTTGCTTGACAGCAGTTTATAATTCCGATACTCATCCTCGCTCCCGCTGAAAAATGGGTTCTACACCCGCGGATCAAGGCCCGGCATGACCGTTTAATAAGGTTTATGAAGTCTGCAGGAGACCTCGTTGAACGAAAACTGAGTTGATGTTGTTACTTTTGACAGGTCAATTTCAAGATAATAATCCAAATAAAAGGAGGAAGGGTATGAAAAGGCGATTAGGGGTAGTTGGTCTCTTTCTGGCAATGGGGTTGGTGTTTTCGTTTTTTGCGTACGCAGCCGAACCAATTGTTATCGGCGTGCCGACATCCACAGGATTTGTAGAAGGAAAAGAGGGGCTTGCCGTTGTGGAAATGGCGGTGGCGGAAATCAATGCCAAGGGTGGCGTAAAAGTCGGTTCCGAAAAAAGGATGTTCACGGTGGAAGCCATTGACATTCGTGATGCGGCCCCGGGTGTGCCGGTTCCCGAGGCTTTGATGGGAATTGAAAAGCTCATTCTGGAAAAGAAACCAACGGCCCTCCTCATTGGCCCCTTCCGCTCCGAGGCGCTCTTGGCGGCGATGGATATCTTTACCAAGTATAAGGTACCCATGATCGGGTCGATCGCCATGACCCCTGCTTCCGAGGCAAAAATAAAGCAGGAGCCGGACAAGTATAAATACGTTTTCCGAACCTGTCTTAATGCCAAGTACCTGGTCGGCTATCTTGTCGGAACCATGTCTTTCCTGAACAAGGAATTCGGCTTCAACAAGGTGTACATCATGCATCAGGATGTGGCTTGGGCCAGGGGGACGGCGGGCGGGATTGTTAAAAGCTATTTCGAAAAAGCCGGCTGGACCGTCGTCGGACAGGAGAGTTATCCGACGGGAGCTTCCGACTTTTCATCCGCGTTGATGAAGGCCCGGAGCGGCGGCGCCCAGGTGATCCTTCCCATTTTCGATATGCCCCAGAGCGGAACATTGGTAAAACAATGGAAATCGATGAAGGTTCCGGCGCTCTTGGCCGGATTTATTTCTCCGCTGGCCGGACCGGGCGCCTGGAAGACCTTTGATAAAAAAATCGGGGGCGCCGTCAACTGCAATTTTGAAATGGGAAGTGCCGTTGCTTCGCCAAAGGTCCCTCAATCCGTGGAATTTTTAAAAGCTTACCAGAAGAAATTCGGAAAGCCCATGGAGGCCGGTCATGGCCCTGCCCCCACTTATGAATCGGTTTACATCTTGAAAGAGGCGATTGAGAGGGCCGGAAGCCTTGACCCGGATGCCCTGGTCGCGGAAATCAAAAAAACAGACCGGACCGGCGTTATGGGGCGCATCAGATTCGATGACGGCCAGCAGGCTATTTTCGGCAACGATCCCAAGGAAACCGCCGTCGCCAGTGTTTTTCAGTGGACCGACAAGGGTGAACGGGTTAATGTTTATCCTGAGGCCATTGCCGATGCAAAGATAAAGCTGCCTGCCGGTTTGAAGGTGGCGAAGTAGTTAAAGACACAAAAGCTCAGGCTGTTGGGATGCCGTCTAACAGCCTGAGTCGTAAAAAAATTGTAAGCGCTTTGCCGTCAATCGGTGAGAATGCTGCACAGGGGGTATGCCGGGGATGTTGTTAGGGACGATAATTTACGCGGTCATCAACAGCGTTATTCTGATTCTGATGTCCATTGGTTTTAACCTGACTTTCGGCATCAGCGGAATCTCCAACTTTGCCTACGGCGCCCTGTATATACTTGCCGCTTTTGTGACCTGGATGCTGATTCAGCTTGTGGGGCTCCCCTATCTGGCTTCGGCTCTCATCTCCATTTTCTTTACCGCATTCATCGGCGCCCTGATGTATCGTTTTATCCTGATGCGAGTCCGGGGGCAGGTTCTTTCCGAGGTGATCGCCACTTTCGGCATCGGACTGGCCATTCTCGAATTTTTCCGGTATCTGGGTTTTGTCGGCGTGGAGTATGCGCTTCCCGTGTTTATCGATGAGAGCTTCATGGTAGGCGACGTATATGTGGACGCGCAGAGGATGCTGATCGTGGCGGCCGGTATAGTTCTGGTCATTCTGCTCTGGCTGTTTGTTCATTATACGTCCACGGGGCTGGCTTTCCGGGGCATTGCCCAGGATGAGCGCACTGCCCTGACCTTCGGCATGGATTCGGACAGGATTGCCACGCTTAGCGTCTCTCTGGGCGCTGGCCTTGCGGCCATTGCCGCGACGGTTATTATTCCTTTGGGCACCATTTCCGTCAGTCAGGGGTACGATGTTCTGATCAATGCCCTGGCCGTCTCGATTATCGGGGGGCTGGGAAGCACCGGCGGCGTGATTGTGGCGAGCCTGCTTGTGGGCTTTGCCCAAAGATTTACGGATACTTACATTGGCTCCCACTGGACGATGATCGTGAGCCTGGTGGCAATCCTGCTGGTACTTGTGATCAAGCCGTCAGGTATTTACGGAAAACAGAAGGAGTTGGAAGAGCGGATTTGAGTCAGGGGTTTTTGGAGGGCGAAGGGCAGCGTGAAGAAACGAAAAGAGAGAATTGATCGGGGCATCAAGGTCAGGTCCGAGGATATTTTTGCCCTCAGCTCCTGGCGGGAGATGCTCTATCTTGCCGCGCCGAGACTGATCCCCGCGGCCGCTTTTATTGTTCTGCCGCTGATTCTCGGCCCGTACTGGCAAAGGGTGCTTCTTTCCGTCGCCGTTTTTGCGCTCCTGGCAATCAGTTGGGATATTCTTGCCCAGACCGGGATGGTTTCGCTCGGGCAGGCGCTCTTTTTCGGGATGGGCGCCTACTGCTCGGGAATTTTAAACCATTATTTCGGGATTTCCCCTTTTCTGGCGATCCCGCTGGCCGCATTTCTGGGAGGAGTAATCTGCACGCTTCTGCTGATGCCGGTTCTGCGGCTGCGCGGCGTCTATTTTACGATGGTGACGCTGATTGTTCCCCTGATGATTGAGCGGGTGATCGAGGCGACCAAAATATTCGGGGGCACCGAGGGGATAAGCGGGCTGGCGGTTCTGCCTTCCAAATGGCTGGAGCTGTACATCCTCATGGCCGCTCTTGCGGCCGCCCTGTTCGGGTTCAGGCGGATGATGACGTCGGATTACGGCCTGGTGCTCACGGGGATCAAGGATAACGACCGCTCTGTCATGAACGCGGGGATCAATATCTACTGGTTCAAGATCCAGGCCCTGTTCATTGCCGGTTCTGTCGGCGCCTTTGCGGGGGCGATGATGACCCATGTTTACCGCTTTGTGGGCATGCCTGTCTTCGCGCTTGATTATTCCATCCTTCCCATTGCGGCCGTCATGGTCGGAGGTCCCGGTTCCTTTGCCGGGGCGGTGCTGGGCGCCTTTATTCTGGTTCCCCTTTCCGAGGCTCTGCGCGCCTTGGGGGGATTGAGGATAGTTTTCTACGGTGTTTTTCTCGTCATCTTTGTCGTTGGCCTGCCCGAGGGGATATTTCACTTCATTTCCCGCAAGTACAGCCAGTTCGAGCGCTGGACGGAGGTGGATAAATGAGTGAAAGTCCGTTGCTGGAAGTCAGGGAGCTTTCGAAATCCTTTGGAGGGGTGCAGGCGGTAAACCGTATCAGCTTTGACCTTCACAAGGGCGATCTCCTCGGGATCATCGGCCCGAATGGTTCCGGCAAGACCACGACGGTGAACCTGATTTCGGGTTTTGTGAAGGCCTCCTCCGGGAAGGTCTTCTTCAAGGGGCAGGATATCACGAGCATGGCGCCCTACAAAATCGTGCGTCTCGGCATTGCCCGAACGTTTCAGATGGTGAAGCCGTTCTATCAATTGCCCGCCTACAAGAACATGATCATTCCCCTTTACTCTCCGCGCGTCAAGGCGCTTGCCGGAGGCAAATACGGCGACCGCAACGCCGTCGCCCTTGACCTGCTCGAAGAGGTGGGTTTTGAAAGGGATAATCAGGTCGCCTACAAGGTTGCCAGCGTCCTTCCGCAGGGTTATCTCAAAAGGCTGGAGCTCGCCAAGGCCATTTCCCTTCAGCCCGAGATAATGATTCTGGACGAGCTTTTCTCGGGTTTAAGCCTGGCCGAGGTGGCAAGCATCGTGCCGATCATCGAAAAACTCCTGTCGGAGGGGAAAACGATTATCATGATTGAGCATCGGCTCAAGGAGCTCTTCCGAATTGCCAGCCGGGTGATTGTGCTCAACTTTGGGGAGAAGATAGCGGATGGAGCGGCCAAAGAGGTGATGGAGAGCGAGGCAGTCAAGGAAGCCTATCTTGGTTCGGAAGAATGATTATGCTTGATGTTCAGAATCTAATGGTATTTTTTGAAAACGCGCTGGCCCTCAATGATTTCAGCATGAAGGTCGAAGAGGGGGAGATTGTGGGCATTATCGGCTCCAACAGCGCCGGGAAGACCACCCTGATGAATACGCTTTCCGGCCTGATCATCGACATGCGCACAAAGGAGAAACGCAAGGGCGGCGAGAGAATTACCATTTACGGCAAGATTTTATATAAAGGAGAAGATATATCGGAGACCAGCCCGAGCGACCGGGTACGGAAGGGCATCGTCCTGTCGCGGGAAAGGCATCCGGTTTTTCCGGAAAGCTCCGTTGTGGAAAACCTGAAAATTGCCGGATATCTTCGTACGAAAGCAGAAATCCGCGAGGCTATGGAATATGCCTACAAGCTGTTTCCCGCCCTGATCGGCTTGAAGAAAAGAAAGGCGGGATTCCTGAGTGGCGGGGAGCAGCAGATGCTCGCCATCGGCATGAGTCTGGTGGTCAAACCCAAACTGCTGCTGCTGGATGAACCGCTTCTGGGCCTCAGCCCCATGATGCAGAAGCTGCTCGTAAAGGCGATCTGCAGACTGAAAGAGGAATCGGGAACCACGGTTCTGCTGACGGAGCAGTTCGCAAGGCCTGTGCTTCCGATCATTGACCGGGGCTATGTCATAGAGAACGGCATGCTGACGCTTACCGGCACCGGCCGGGAGCTTATGGACAATCCCGAAATCAAGGCGGCTTATTTTGGAATATAATATCTATGCCTCTTTCGAGGCAACTGCCCTGAGGCGGGGCGACAATACGGCGGTTATCTATCTTGGCACCCGGTATTCCTACCGGGAGTTGAAGAATCTGGCGGAACGTTTTGCCGCGGTACTGCTGGGTCTGGGCGTGACCCCCGGCCAGAAGGTGATGCTTTACATCCCCAATACGCTCCAGTGGGTGGTCGCGTGGCTCGGCATCCAGCGGGTGGGCGCAGTCGTCGTTCCCATAACTCCTATCTACACACCCCACGATTTGAGCTATATCGCCAACGACAGTGGAGCGGAGGTCGTTGTCTGTGCGGATACCAACTTTGGATATGTGAAGAAGGTTCTGCCGGAGACCCAAATAAAAACGGTTATTGTCACCCGCATGGCTGATCTGCTGCCCTGGTGGAAGCGTTTTTTCGGGTATCTTTTTGATGTGGTCCCGAAAGGAAAGATTGCACTTGATGATAAAACGCATTCTTTCCGCGAGTTGTTGTTTAATAACGAACAAAAAATAGACAGCTTGCCTCTGCTGAGCCGGGACGGCCGGGACGTCGCTGAAATCCTTTATACCGGCGGCACCACAAAGTTCCCCAAAGGGGTACCCTTTACCCACGATCTTTATCTTGTCTCCATGGCGGAGCAGATCAGCGTGAGCGACCCCCTCGTTCCGGCGGAAAAGAACATCATCTTTGGCAATGCGCCCCTTTTTCACATCCTGGGGCAGACGTGCAGCCTCGCTACGCTCTTCGTGGGAGGAACGCTGATGCTTCAGCCAAAAGTAAATGTGGATGCCACCTTTGAAGGCATTGAGCGCTTCCGGGCGACCACCATGATCGGGGTGCCGACCCTCTACCGGATGATGCTCGAACACGACCGGCTCGACCAGTACGATCTGAGCTCAGTCGTCTATTGGTACAGCGCCGGGGACGTTCTCCCCGTGGAGGTGGGAAGGCGCTGGGAGGAGAAATTCGGCAAGGTCATTTATCAGGGTTATGGCGCGACCGAGACCTGCGGGGGTGTCGCCATGTGCCCGGTAACGATCGACAATCCACCCAAGAGCGTGGGACGGGTGGTCCCCAGCAAGAGGATCAAACTGGTCGATACGAATACCCTCGAACCGGTTAAGCTGGGCGAGCCGGGGGAGCTTCTTGTCAATTCTGATCTCATGGTAAGCAGCTACCTGAATAAGCCGGAAGAAACAGCGGATTCGTTCATCGAAATAGAAGGCCGCACGTGGTATCGCACCGCGGATGTCATGTCCATGGATGAGGATGGCAATATCTTTTTCGTGGATAGAACCGTCGATACGATAAAGCACAAGGGCTACCGGGTGTCAGCCTCGGAGATCGAAGCCGTGCTTCAGGAGCATAATGCGGTGGTGGGCGCCTGCGTGGTGGGGGTGCCCGATGAGAAGGTCGGGGAGAGAATCAAGGCATATGTGGTTCTCAAGCAGGACGTCAAGGGAATCACCGGGTATGATCTGATCAAGTGGTGCCGAAAAAATCTCGTTGCCTATAAAGTCCCCCAGTACATTGAATTCCGGGACATGCTCCCCAAATCAAAGGTAGGAAAACTCCTGCGCCGGGAAATCAGGGACGAGGAAAAAAGAAGGACCGACGGCTGAGACCGTCGTCTATGTGTCCTCCTTCATGCCGTCCCTAATAATACTGCCGGATGTAGGCATAGGCCCGGTCGAATAGTTCCTGGTCTGTGTGCAGCTTGTACTTGAGCAGCGCCTTGCGGAGTTCTTTCTGTACCAAGCGTTCGCCCTGGCTCGTGTGTTGCCAATCGGGAAAACGTACCTTCTTCACAATTTCATCGATGTCGGCAACGATTCGCTCGACGATGATGTGGGTATTCTGGCTCCTGGCCTCGGAGAAGAGCTCGGTAAGCACCTCCTTGGCCCGGTCGCGTTCCTCTACCGGATCCGTTTCCTTTTCCGCTTCCAGAACTTCCTTGGCGATTTCGAGGATCTGCTTGAGGAACTCCAGGCTGGTCAGAAAGCCCTGCTCATGGCGTTCCTTGACTTTCTCCAGCCGTTCGCCGAGCGCCACGAACTTGGCATGGCCCAGGTGTCGGCGCAGGCGGGCGATCAGCATGATCTCGATCTCGCGGCCTTTCCTGGCAGGGTCGGCGTCCGCCAGGATTTCTTCCAGCACCTGCGCATCGAGGAACAGCGTTTCGATATCGTCGCGCACCGACTCGACATGGACATTTTGATTGATGAGGTCCACCGTCTTGGCGCCCAGGGAATGCCAAAGCAACTTGCCGTTGCCGCTGGGCGGCTTGACGGATTCTTAGACCTGCGTCAGCCAGCGGTAGTCCTTTTCGTAAGGGCTGAGGCACGGGTCGGGGGAGAGGGCTTCCTATATCGTGCCCAAGACGATGTATTCAGAGGCAAACTTGTCCCGCGTCTCGTTATTCGGCAGGCACTGCTGGGCCGCGCTCAGCCCTTCATAGTCGCCTACCGTGCGGTCCACACCGGCGAAGAAGGCCAGGCACTTCTGCCACTGACACTTTGCCCTGGATCGCGGCGAAACGGATTCGCTGATCCTGATGGAGAGCAATGCGGATGCCTTGTTTCTTACAGATGACGCTTCCGCCCGCATGGTTGCCGAACGTATGGGGTTCAGGGTTCACGGAACGATCGGTATCATTGTCCGCGCGATCAGACAGGGGCGAAAAAGTCCGGCAGAGGTATAGTCCATTCTCGGCAGCATACCGTCACGAAGTACATTGTTCATAAAGCCATCGCTTTTAAAGGAAGTTACCGTTCGGATCAGGAAAGAATTCGACCTATAATCTGTATTATGTCACCGGGTTTTCTTTAATCTGTATTATGTCACCGGGTTTTCTGTCACCGGGTTTTCTTAATATGACTCTGACTCCTATTATTAAAGAATCGCTTGCATATTGTGGTTTAACAGGTAAGATGACTACCCATAGTGAATTACATTGCCAACGGATAGTGCCAACGGATAGGATAGGTTGGAGGGATCAGTTGACGTTTCAGGTTGAATAAGAAATTCAAGGAGTCTTACGATGAAGACCGTTCAGGCTGAAGTGCCCGAGGCACTCTATAACAAGGCCGTGGCCTTGGTGAACGAGGGATGGTACCGCGACGAGAAAGACGTTTTTTTGGAAGCAATCCGACGCTTTCTCGATACCCACCAATCGGAATTAATGGAAAAGAATATCCTTGAAGACGTCGAGTGGGGTCTTCACGGCGATGACTGAGGAACCCGGGTCTATCGTATGAGATACCGGCCCCATTATCCATTTGGACGAACTCGGCTGTCTTGATTTTCTTGCCGACTTCGATAAAATCATTCTTCCCCTATCCGTAGTCGAAGAAATCGAAAAACACCGTCCCATTGCCCTGACGGTGAAACTGCCGTTCCAGGTATTACGCGCCCAGCATCCCGCGGAAGAACATCTCAAGGCCATGTGCAGAATCTTTGCCCTGGATCGCGGCGAAACGGATTCGCTGATCCTGATGGAGAGCAATTCGGATGCCTTGTTTCTTACAGATGACGCTTCCGCCCGCATGGTTGCCGAACGTATGGGGTTCAGGGTTCATGGAACGATCGGTATCATTGTCCGTGCGATCAGACAGGGGCGAAAAAGTCCGGCAGAGGTATTGTCCATTCTCGGCAGCATACCGTCACGAAGTACATTGTTCATAAAACCATCGCTTTTAAAGGAAGTTACCGTTCGGATCAGGAAAGAATTCGACCTATAATCTGTATTATGTCACCGGGTTTTCTTGTTCGGATCAGGAAAGAATTCGACCTATAATCTGTATTATGTCACCGGGTTTTTAATCTGTATTATGTCA includes the following:
- a CDS encoding ATP-binding cassette domain-containing protein; this encodes MLDVQNLMVFFENALALNDFSMKVEEGEIVGIIGSNSAGKTTLMNTLSGLIIDMRTKEKRKGGERITIYGKILYKGEDISETSPSDRVRKGIVLSRERHPVFPESSVVENLKIAGYLRTKAEIREAMEYAYKLFPALIGLKKRKAGFLSGGEQQMLAIGMSLVVKPKLLLLDEPLLGLSPMMQKLLVKAICRLKEESGTTVLLTEQFARPVLPIIDRGYVIENGMLTLTGTGRELMDNPEIKAAYFGI
- a CDS encoding branched-chain amino acid ABC transporter permease is translated as MLYLAAPRLIPAAAFIVLPLILGPYWQRVLLSVAVFALLAISWDILAQTGMVSLGQALFFGMGAYCSGILNHYFGISPFLAIPLAAFLGGVICTLLLMPVLRLRGVYFTMVTLIVPLMIERVIEATKIFGGTEGISGLAVLPSKWLELYILMAALAAALFGFRRMMTSDYGLVLTGIKDNDRSVMNAGINIYWFKIQALFIAGSVGAFAGAMMTHVYRFVGMPVFALDYSILPIAAVMVGGPGSFAGAVLGAFILVPLSEALRALGGLRIVFYGVFLVIFVVGLPEGIFHFISRKYSQFERWTEVDK
- a CDS encoding ABC transporter substrate-binding protein; the protein is MKRRLGVVGLFLAMGLVFSFFAYAAEPIVIGVPTSTGFVEGKEGLAVVEMAVAEINAKGGVKVGSEKRMFTVEAIDIRDAAPGVPVPEALMGIEKLILEKKPTALLIGPFRSEALLAAMDIFTKYKVPMIGSIAMTPASEAKIKQEPDKYKYVFRTCLNAKYLVGYLVGTMSFLNKEFGFNKVYIMHQDVAWARGTAGGIVKSYFEKAGWTVVGQESYPTGASDFSSALMKARSGGAQVILPIFDMPQSGTLVKQWKSMKVPALLAGFISPLAGPGAWKTFDKKIGGAVNCNFEMGSAVASPKVPQSVEFLKAYQKKFGKPMEAGHGPAPTYESVYILKEAIERAGSLDPDALVAEIKKTDRTGVMGRIRFDDGQQAIFGNDPKETAVASVFQWTDKGERVNVYPEAIADAKIKLPAGLKVAK
- a CDS encoding acyl--CoA ligase, with product MLEYNIYASFEATALRRGDNTAVIYLGTRYSYRELKNLAERFAAVLLGLGVTPGQKVMLYIPNTLQWVVAWLGIQRVGAVVVPITPIYTPHDLSYIANDSGAEVVVCADTNFGYVKKVLPETQIKTVIVTRMADLLPWWKRFFGYLFDVVPKGKIALDDKTHSFRELLFNNEQKIDSLPLLSRDGRDVAEILYTGGTTKFPKGVPFTHDLYLVSMAEQISVSDPLVPAEKNIIFGNAPLFHILGQTCSLATLFVGGTLMLQPKVNVDATFEGIERFRATTMIGVPTLYRMMLEHDRLDQYDLSSVVYWYSAGDVLPVEVGRRWEEKFGKVIYQGYGATETCGGVAMCPVTIDNPPKSVGRVVPSKRIKLVDTNTLEPVKLGEPGELLVNSDLMVSSYLNKPEETADSFIEIEGRTWYRTADVMSMDEDGNIFFVDRTVDTIKHKGYRVSASEIEAVLQEHNAVVGACVVGVPDEKVGERIKAYVVLKQDVKGITGYDLIKWCRKNLVAYKVPQYIEFRDMLPKSKVGKLLRREIRDEEKRRTDG
- a CDS encoding branched-chain amino acid ABC transporter permease, producing MLLGTIIYAVINSVILILMSIGFNLTFGISGISNFAYGALYILAAFVTWMLIQLVGLPYLASALISIFFTAFIGALMYRFILMRVRGQVLSEVIATFGIGLAILEFFRYLGFVGVEYALPVFIDESFMVGDVYVDAQRMLIVAAGIVLVILLWLFVHYTSTGLAFRGIAQDERTALTFGMDSDRIATLSVSLGAGLAAIAATVIIPLGTISVSQGYDVLINALAVSIIGGLGSTGGVIVASLLVGFAQRFTDTYIGSHWTMIVSLVAILLVLVIKPSGIYGKQKELEERI
- a CDS encoding addiction module protein, encoding MVDAEKYSESWKEAESLPVQERAMVVDSLLRMLNPADREFENEWIKVARRRLAELRSGRIKSSPGEGAFAQIRERFAK
- a CDS encoding ABC transporter ATP-binding protein, with the translated sequence MSESPLLEVRELSKSFGGVQAVNRISFDLHKGDLLGIIGPNGSGKTTTVNLISGFVKASSGKVFFKGQDITSMAPYKIVRLGIARTFQMVKPFYQLPAYKNMIIPLYSPRVKALAGGKYGDRNAVALDLLEEVGFERDNQVAYKVASVLPQGYLKRLELAKAISLQPEIMILDELFSGLSLAEVASIVPIIEKLLSEGKTIIMIEHRLKELFRIASRVIVLNFGEKIADGAAKEVMESEAVKEAYLGSEE